A stretch of Pseudophryne corroboree isolate aPseCor3 chromosome 9, aPseCor3.hap2, whole genome shotgun sequence DNA encodes these proteins:
- the LOC134958868 gene encoding olfactory receptor 5V1-like, which translates to MKEYPINCTVQREFHLLAFSISEDLQLQLFTGILVMYLLTVLGNLLITGLIYLTPQLHTPMYYFLCNLSVQDIIYVSSVLPKFLSILVTGDTRITFPACITQMFFFTFCAVSEFLLLTSMAYDRYVAICIPLHYATILTKALCITLFSVSWIVGCFNSLLLAVLVSTLLFCNSQDISHFFCDSKTMIALSSGDITAITMLVFVETICLGFIPFVLILASYTCIITNVIKIRSSAGRVKAFSSCSSHLTVVLLFFGTSLTSYVTPESRDSLKQDKFLSLLYTAVAPMLNPLVYTLRNKQVLRAMGNVLKRYFNI; encoded by the coding sequence ATGAAGGAATATCCCATAAACTGCACAGTACAGAGAGAATTTCACCTCCTGGCATTCTCCAtctctgaggaccttcagcttCAGCTCTTCACTGGGATCCTGGTAATGTACTTACTGACAGTGCTGGGGAACCTGCTTATCACTGGTCTTATATATCTGACCCCACAGCTCCACACTCCTATGTACTATTTCCTGTGTAACCTCTCAGTGCAGGACATCATCTACGTCTCCAGCGTCCTTCCCAAATTCCTCTCTATCCTGGTAACAGGTGACACCAGAATCACCTTCCCAGCATGCATCACACAGATGTTCTTCTTTACATTTTGCGCTGTGTCAGAGTTCTTACTCCTAACGTCTATGGCCTATGACCGCTATGTCGCCATATGTATACCTCTGCACTATGCAACCATTCTGACCAAAGCCTTGTGTATTACACTATTTTCTGTCTCCTGGATTGTCGGCTGCTTTAATTCATTACTGCTTGCTGTGCTGGTTTCTACTTTATTATTCTGCAATTCCCAAGACATTAGTCACTTTTTCTGTGACTCAAAAACTATGATAGCGCTGTCTAGTGGTGACATCACAGCGATTACGATGCTGGTTTTTGTGGAAACTATATGTTTAGGATTTATACCCTTTGTGCTGATATTAGCCTCTTATACCTGTATAATTACTAATGTCATTAAGATCCGTAGTTCGGCGGGCAGAGTGAAGGCGTTCTCCAGCTGCTCGTCCCATCTCACCGTTGTATTATTATTCTTCGGCACCTCACTTACTTCCTATGTGACCCCAGAGTCACGGGACTCTCTCAAACAAGATAAGTTTCTCTCCTTGCTGTACACAGCGGTGGCCCCAATGCTAAACCCTCTAGTGTATACTCTAAGAAACAAGCAGGTCCTGAGAGCCATGGGCAATGTATTGAAAAGATACTTCAACATTTGA